From Ovis aries strain OAR_USU_Benz2616 breed Rambouillet chromosome 21, ARS-UI_Ramb_v3.0, whole genome shotgun sequence, a single genomic window includes:
- the ASCL2 gene encoding achaete-scute homolog 2, which produces MDSRALPRPAPPAPGVPGCCAVRRRPESPELLRCSRRRRPGAMDPGSGAAAVARRNERERNRVKLVNLGFQALRQHVPHGGASKKLSKVETLRSAVEYIRALQRLLAEHDAVRAALAGGLLAPVARHPLPRAPSGTPATAASPSCASSSPGRGRSSEPGSPRSAYSSDDSGCEGALSPAERELLDFSSWLGGY; this is translated from the coding sequence ATGGACAGCCGCGCGCTGCCCCGGCCCGCGCCCCCGGCGCCTGGTGTCCCGGGCTGCTGCGCCGTTCGCCGGCGACCGGAGTCCCCAGAGCTGCTGcgctgcagccgccgccgccggccgGGCGCGATGGACCCCGGCAGTGGAGCGGCGGCCGTGGCGCGGCGCAATGAGCGCGAGCGCAACCGCGTGAAGCTGGTGAACTTGGGGTTCCAGGCGCTGCGGCAGCACGTGCCGCACGGCGGTGCCAGCAAGAAGTTGAGCAAGGTGGAGACGTTGCGCTCGGCGGTGGAGTACATCCGTGCCTTGCAGCGCCTGCTGGCGGAGCACGATGCTGTGCGGGCCGCGCTGGCCGGGGGGCTTCTGGCCCCGGTCGCGCGCCACCCCCTGCCCCGCGCTCCATCGGGGACCCCCGCCACCGCCGCCTCGCCCTCCTGCGCCTCGTCGTCCCCGGGTCGTGGGCGCAGCTCGGAGCCTGGGTCGCCGCGTTCCGCCTACTCGTCGGACGACAGCGGCTGTGAGGGCGCCCTGAGCCCCGCGGAGCGCGAGCTGCTCGACTTCTCCAGCTGGTTAGGGGGCTACTGA